A genomic region of Methanosarcina thermophila TM-1 contains the following coding sequences:
- the ilvC gene encoding ketol-acid reductoisomerase codes for MATIIYDNETTFDALKDRTIAIMGYGSQGHAHALNLHDSGLNVIVGLRNGSQSWAKAEADGLKVMTVAEAAKAADVIMILLPDEKQAAVYYSEIEPNLKAGDALAFAHGFNIHYNQIVPPKDVDVFMVAPKGPGHIVRRTYIEGIGVPGLIAVYQDATGKARDIALSYAKGIGATRAGVYETTFREETETDLFGEQVDLCGGLSALIKTAFEVLVEAGYQPEMAYFETCHEVKLIVDLIYEGGLERMWHSVSNTAEYGGMTVGPKIINEQSRKAMYEALERIQNGEFAKEFILEGMVNHPVLKAMERKEKEHQLEIVGKQIRANIPWLNKKIDDD; via the coding sequence ATGGCAACAATAATCTATGATAATGAGACTACTTTTGATGCACTTAAGGACAGGACTATCGCAATAATGGGCTATGGAAGCCAGGGGCACGCTCACGCCCTGAACCTCCACGACTCAGGGCTTAATGTCATTGTTGGGCTCAGAAATGGAAGTCAAAGCTGGGCAAAAGCTGAGGCTGACGGCCTAAAAGTGATGACTGTGGCGGAAGCTGCGAAAGCTGCAGATGTTATCATGATCCTCCTTCCAGACGAGAAGCAGGCTGCGGTTTACTACTCTGAAATCGAGCCAAATCTGAAAGCTGGGGATGCTCTTGCTTTTGCACATGGCTTCAATATCCACTATAACCAGATTGTTCCTCCGAAGGACGTTGATGTTTTCATGGTAGCTCCCAAAGGTCCTGGTCATATCGTAAGAAGAACCTATATCGAAGGCATTGGAGTGCCAGGCTTGATTGCTGTCTATCAGGACGCAACTGGAAAAGCCAGGGATATCGCTCTTTCTTACGCCAAAGGTATCGGTGCAACGAGAGCAGGTGTTTATGAGACAACCTTCCGTGAGGAAACCGAAACCGACCTTTTCGGAGAACAGGTTGACCTCTGCGGAGGACTCTCAGCTCTTATCAAGACCGCTTTTGAGGTGCTTGTGGAGGCGGGATACCAGCCCGAAATGGCTTACTTCGAAACCTGCCACGAAGTCAAGCTTATTGTGGATCTTATCTATGAAGGTGGGCTTGAGAGGATGTGGCACTCTGTTTCCAATACCGCAGAGTACGGAGGCATGACTGTCGGTCCCAAGATCATTAACGAGCAGTCCCGCAAAGCCATGTATGAAGCTCTGGAAAGAATCCAGAATGGGGAATTTGCCAAGGAATTCATACTCGAAGGAATGGTCAACCACCCTGTACTCAAAGCAATGGAACGCAAGGAAAAGGAACACCAGCTTGAGATAGTTGGAAAGCAAATCCGCGCAAACATCCCCTGGCTCAATAAAAAGATTGATGACGACTGA
- the gltA gene encoding NADPH-dependent glutamate synthase — translation MQEIHGEKEGKSKKERTPMPEQPAEERIKNFNEVALGYAKEDALAEASRCLSCKEPKCVEGCPVNVDIPGFIKLICEEDFSGAIEKIKDTNALPAICGRVCPQETQCEAFCVLGKKGQPVAIGRLERFCADYERQQGVQVPEIPEPTGKKVAVVGSGPAGLTAAADLAKLGHKVTVFESLHKAGGVLSYGIPEFRLPKEIVQQEVDYIKQLGVEFKTNYVIGRIKTLDELCDEFDAVFLGTGAGLPSFMGIPGENLNGVYSANEFLTRVNLMKAYDPEYDTRVRVGKHVVVVGGGNVAMDAARSALRLGADEVSIVYRRGEDEMPARREEIEHAKEEGIIFRLLTNPVRILGDEKFNVTAVECIKMELGEPDQSGRRKPIPIEGSEFTIPADVVVIAIGTSPNPIIFKGTEGLEQNKRGTVVADEETGATSKCGVFAGGDVVTGSATVISAMGAGKKAAKAIDEYLKEK, via the coding sequence ATGCAAGAAATACATGGAGAAAAGGAAGGAAAATCAAAGAAAGAAAGGACCCCAATGCCAGAACAGCCTGCCGAAGAGCGCATAAAGAACTTCAATGAAGTGGCTCTCGGCTACGCAAAAGAAGATGCTCTTGCCGAAGCTTCTCGCTGCCTCTCCTGCAAGGAGCCAAAGTGTGTTGAAGGCTGCCCTGTGAATGTGGATATCCCGGGTTTTATCAAGCTTATCTGTGAAGAAGATTTCTCAGGGGCAATCGAAAAGATTAAAGATACAAATGCCCTTCCTGCAATCTGCGGTCGCGTCTGTCCCCAGGAAACTCAGTGCGAAGCTTTCTGCGTACTCGGAAAGAAAGGACAGCCTGTGGCTATCGGAAGGCTTGAACGTTTCTGCGCTGATTATGAACGCCAGCAGGGGGTGCAGGTTCCCGAAATTCCAGAGCCAACAGGTAAGAAAGTAGCTGTTGTTGGATCAGGTCCCGCAGGTCTTACTGCCGCAGCAGATCTTGCAAAACTCGGCCACAAAGTAACAGTTTTTGAATCCCTGCATAAAGCAGGCGGTGTGCTGAGTTACGGCATTCCCGAGTTCAGGCTGCCAAAAGAAATTGTGCAGCAGGAAGTAGATTACATCAAGCAGCTCGGTGTTGAGTTCAAAACCAACTATGTAATCGGCAGGATCAAAACCCTGGACGAGCTCTGTGACGAGTTCGATGCGGTCTTCCTAGGCACGGGCGCAGGTCTCCCAAGTTTCATGGGAATTCCGGGAGAAAACCTCAACGGTGTATACTCCGCAAATGAATTCTTGACCCGTGTAAACCTCATGAAAGCTTATGACCCTGAATACGATACAAGAGTCAGGGTCGGAAAGCATGTTGTGGTGGTAGGAGGCGGAAATGTGGCAATGGACGCCGCCCGTTCAGCCCTCCGCCTGGGAGCAGATGAGGTCAGTATAGTCTACCGCCGTGGAGAAGACGAGATGCCAGCCCGCAGGGAAGAAATCGAGCACGCTAAAGAAGAAGGCATAATCTTCAGGCTGCTTACAAATCCTGTCCGCATCCTTGGAGACGAGAAATTCAATGTTACAGCCGTCGAGTGCATAAAAATGGAACTCGGCGAGCCAGACCAGTCCGGCAGGAGAAAACCTATCCCAATAGAAGGCTCAGAATTCACAATCCCTGCCGATGTCGTGGTTATTGCAATCGGTACCTCCCCGAACCCGATTATCTTCAAAGGCACAGAAGGTCTTGAGCAGAACAAAAGAGGTACTGTAGTTGCCGATGAAGAAACCGGCGCAACTTCTAAGTGCGGAGTCTTTGCAGGCGGCGATGTGGTCACAGGCTCAGCAACCGTGATCAGTGCAATGGGAGCAGGTAAGAAAGCTGCAAAAGCAATTGACGAATATTTGAAAGAAAAGTGA
- a CDS encoding nitroreductase family protein has protein sequence MAITGECKVIDTILKRRSVREFTDKPVSKEDINTILNAGHWAPSGLNNQPWRFIVIQDRETINKLSECTHYSGIVAGAPLLIAVFLDTENSYNRTKDVQAIGAAIQNMLLASCDLGLGGVWLGEILNQNEKVNSILDCPSKLELMAVLAIGDPVPKERTSTRKPLSEIVFDERYGHKWEE, from the coding sequence ATGGCAATAACAGGAGAATGCAAAGTCATTGATACTATCCTTAAAAGGCGGAGCGTCCGGGAGTTTACGGACAAACCCGTCAGCAAGGAGGATATTAACACAATCCTTAACGCAGGCCACTGGGCTCCTTCCGGATTGAATAACCAGCCCTGGCGTTTTATCGTTATTCAAGACCGAGAGACTATCAATAAGCTCTCGGAATGTACGCATTATTCCGGTATAGTTGCAGGGGCTCCTCTGCTTATTGCCGTTTTTCTGGATACCGAAAATTCGTACAACAGGACGAAAGATGTCCAGGCAATAGGAGCCGCAATCCAGAACATGCTTCTTGCCTCCTGCGATCTTGGTCTCGGCGGAGTCTGGCTTGGAGAAATTCTGAACCAGAACGAGAAAGTCAACTCAATTCTCGACTGCCCTTCAAAACTTGAGCTCATGGCAGTGCTCGCAATAGGGGACCCCGTCCCAAAAGAGAGAACTTCAACCCGCAAGCCTCTTTCCGAAATCGTATTTGATGAGAGGTATGGGCATAAATGGGAAGAATAA
- a CDS encoding sulfide/dihydroorotate dehydrogenase-like FAD/NAD-binding protein has product MAYRILKKEEIAPSVHRMVVDAPDVAKAAKAGQFIILRIDEKGERIPLTIADFEKDKGEVTVIFQEMGKTTKQLAKLSEGEFLEDFVGPLGTPSDIRKLGTVILVGGGVGVAPIYPQAKAYTRAGNRVISIIGARNKDLLILEDEMRNASSELYIATDDGSKGHHGFVTDIMKRILDSGEKIARVVIIGPPIMMKVGAQIASPYDVEILVSLNSIMVDGTGMCGGCRVTVDGKTKFTCVDGPEFDARKVDFVELMNRLAMYRNEEIKAVEKYEEECRCGLH; this is encoded by the coding sequence ATGGCATATAGAATACTTAAAAAAGAAGAAATTGCTCCGTCGGTGCACAGGATGGTAGTAGATGCCCCTGACGTAGCAAAGGCTGCAAAAGCCGGACAGTTCATAATTCTCAGAATTGATGAGAAGGGGGAAAGGATTCCTCTCACGATTGCCGATTTTGAAAAAGACAAAGGAGAAGTAACTGTAATATTCCAGGAGATGGGCAAGACTACAAAACAGCTTGCAAAGCTTTCCGAAGGCGAATTTCTAGAAGACTTTGTAGGACCTCTTGGTACCCCTTCCGATATCAGGAAACTCGGCACTGTCATCCTTGTAGGAGGAGGTGTAGGGGTTGCCCCAATTTATCCTCAGGCAAAAGCTTATACCAGAGCAGGCAACAGGGTAATTTCCATTATTGGAGCCCGTAACAAAGATCTTCTTATCCTTGAAGATGAAATGAGGAACGCCAGCTCGGAACTATATATTGCTACTGATGATGGCTCAAAAGGACATCACGGGTTTGTGACAGATATCATGAAAAGGATTCTGGACAGTGGAGAGAAGATTGCAAGAGTCGTGATCATCGGACCCCCAATAATGATGAAAGTAGGAGCCCAAATAGCTTCTCCTTATGATGTTGAAATCCTGGTCAGCCTTAACTCCATTATGGTGGACGGAACAGGTATGTGCGGCGGCTGCAGGGTTACAGTTGATGGTAAAACGAAATTTACCTGCGTTGACGGGCCTGAATTTGATGCACGGAAGGTTGATTTCGTGGAACTTATGAACAGGCTTGCAATGTACCGCAACGAAGAGATAAAAGCCGTAGAAAAGTATGAAGAAGAGTGCAGGTGCGGACTGCACTGA
- a CDS encoding NUDIX domain-containing protein, protein MLKIRKRRRSTAIIETPRGILVVAGRRGLYVLPGGGTNKGESITQAAVRELKEETGLIVTDVRFLFEHAGHVQRGYSGVYFKDYHTVCLINASGIARPLNEVKYVDYYSPDSEIKLSRTTKEIIDRFYEFKRM, encoded by the coding sequence ATGCTAAAGATAAGGAAAAGAAGACGAAGCACCGCAATTATCGAAACTCCAAGGGGCATACTGGTAGTTGCTGGTAGGAGAGGACTGTATGTTCTCCCTGGGGGAGGGACGAATAAAGGAGAATCAATAACTCAAGCTGCTGTTAGAGAACTGAAAGAGGAAACCGGATTAATTGTGACTGATGTCAGATTTCTTTTCGAGCATGCAGGGCATGTGCAAAGAGGATATTCAGGTGTGTACTTTAAGGACTACCACACCGTATGTTTGATAAATGCAAGCGGTATTGCGCGACCACTCAATGAAGTAAAATACGTGGATTATTATTCTCCTGATTCGGAAATCAAACTTTCCAGAACAACAAAAGAAATAATCGATAGATTTTATGAGTTTAAAAGGATGTAG